The Cellulomonas sp. S1-8 genome has a window encoding:
- a CDS encoding phosphonate ABC transporter ATP-binding protein, producing MPPAAASATVPGLGAIRFENVTKTFGSVRALDDVTVSFASNKINVLLGLSGSGKSTMLRHVNGLVKPSNGDVWTLGTPVHAAGPAALRTLRNDVGMIFQQFHLVESMSVLENVCTGKLGSLRGPRFGLWSYPRAVREAAMDQLGRVGLADKAFQRAGTLSGGQQQRVAIARALIQRPTVLLADEPVASLDPMSSAGVIELLAQISREENLTVICSLHQVKIALEFADRIVGLNAGRVVLDQAAAGLSHDDVDGIYAPVPLGARVGVAV from the coding sequence ATGCCCCCCGCCGCTGCGTCCGCCACCGTGCCCGGTCTCGGGGCGATCCGTTTCGAGAACGTGACCAAGACCTTCGGGAGCGTCCGCGCGCTCGACGACGTGACCGTGTCCTTCGCGTCGAACAAGATCAACGTGCTGCTCGGGCTGTCGGGCTCCGGCAAGTCGACGATGCTGCGCCACGTGAACGGCCTGGTCAAGCCGTCGAACGGCGACGTCTGGACGCTCGGCACCCCGGTGCACGCGGCCGGCCCGGCCGCGCTGCGCACCCTGCGCAACGACGTCGGCATGATCTTCCAGCAGTTCCACCTCGTCGAGTCGATGTCCGTGCTCGAGAACGTGTGCACCGGCAAGCTCGGGTCCCTGCGGGGGCCACGGTTCGGGCTGTGGAGCTACCCCCGCGCCGTGCGCGAGGCCGCCATGGACCAGCTCGGTCGCGTCGGCCTGGCCGACAAGGCGTTCCAGCGGGCGGGGACGCTGTCCGGCGGTCAGCAGCAGCGCGTCGCGATCGCGCGCGCCCTCATCCAGCGTCCCACCGTGCTGCTCGCGGACGAGCCCGTCGCGTCCCTCGACCCCATGTCGTCGGCGGGCGTGATCGAGCTGCTCGCGCAGATCAGCCGGGAGGAGAACCTCACGGTCATCTGCAGCCTGCACCAGGTGAAGATCGCGCTCGAGTTCGCCGACCGGATCGTCGGGCTGAACGCCGGCCGCGTGGTGCTCGACCAGGCCGCGGCGGGCCTGTCGCACGACGACGTCGACGGCATCTACGCGCCTGTCCCGCTGGGCGCGCGCGTCGGGGTAGCCGTCTAG
- a CDS encoding phosphate/phosphite/phosphonate ABC transporter substrate-binding protein, protein MILVGLTACAAGATGATGATEGATDTAAAVEMPEKLVFAQIPSESAEGIAEDNEAIIRVIEEETGLEVELQEVTDYAAVIEALRAGQVQVAGLGPFSYMVAKDGGAGVELLGSLVDAPEDEPGYQSYGIVKAGSDITDLAGFAGKTVCFVDPTSTSGLLYPSAGLLELGIDPEDDVTPVFAGGHDASALSVADGTCDAGFAYDTMVDHELIEAGSLQEGQLEVVWESKMIAGSPYVASDKLPAELLEQLKEIFADSLNIPAMVESGICTSEDDCTLPEDSGYGFVPVEDTLYDGVREVCEITQAPACKV, encoded by the coding sequence GTGATCCTCGTCGGGCTCACCGCCTGCGCAGCCGGCGCCACCGGCGCGACCGGCGCGACCGAGGGCGCGACGGACACCGCCGCGGCGGTCGAGATGCCGGAGAAGCTCGTCTTCGCGCAGATCCCGAGCGAGTCCGCCGAGGGCATCGCGGAGGACAACGAGGCGATCATCCGGGTGATCGAGGAGGAGACCGGGCTCGAGGTCGAGCTGCAGGAGGTCACCGACTACGCGGCGGTCATCGAGGCGCTGCGCGCCGGCCAGGTCCAGGTCGCGGGCCTCGGCCCGTTCTCCTACATGGTCGCGAAGGACGGCGGCGCGGGCGTCGAGCTGCTCGGCTCCCTCGTCGACGCCCCGGAGGACGAGCCCGGCTACCAGTCGTACGGCATCGTGAAGGCCGGGAGCGACATCACCGACCTCGCGGGCTTCGCCGGCAAGACCGTCTGCTTCGTCGACCCGACCTCGACCTCGGGACTCCTGTACCCGAGCGCCGGTCTGCTCGAGCTCGGGATCGACCCCGAGGACGACGTCACGCCCGTCTTCGCGGGCGGCCACGACGCCTCGGCACTGTCGGTCGCCGACGGCACCTGCGACGCGGGCTTCGCCTACGACACCATGGTCGACCACGAGCTCATCGAGGCCGGCAGCCTCCAGGAGGGGCAGCTGGAGGTCGTCTGGGAGTCGAAGATGATCGCCGGGAGCCCGTACGTGGCGAGCGACAAGCTGCCCGCTGAGCTGCTCGAGCAGCTCAAGGAGATCTTCGCGGACTCCCTGAACATCCCGGCCATGGTCGAGTCCGGCATCTGCACGTCGGAGGACGACTGCACCCTGCCGGAGGACAGCGGCTACGGCTTCGTCCCGGTCGAGGACACGCTCTACGACGGCGTCCGCGAGGTCTGCGAGATCACCCAGGCCCCGGCCTGCAAGGTGTGA
- a CDS encoding MFS transporter encodes MNATAVLAPTNPRRRLAALSLGQLVSWGVLFYAFIVASPVIAQDTGWSLSLVTGLYSLGLVVSAVAGVAVGRILDRNGPRRIMTAGSLTGAAGLCVVALAPSPAVFAVGWGVVGLAQAAVLYQAAFTVITHRYQERRQLPLLVLTLAGGLASTVFAPVVVALLRVTDWRTTFLVLAGVLAVVTVPLHWFSLERAWVPHPRGGHAEVHTAGTVLRQRRFWMLLLATTAITLSLYTVTLSIIPLLLEKGISYELAAITLGLVGAGQIGGRLLFMVLPRRLPPWLPLAAVALASAAVLLAIALLPGPTWLLVAVAVVAGAIRGTQTLVQANAVSDRWGSANYGSINGLFSAPLTVLLALTPALGPLFADGVGSFAVMTAILAGVAVIGALLARGS; translated from the coding sequence GTGAATGCCACCGCGGTCCTCGCACCGACGAATCCACGCCGCCGCCTGGCGGCATTGTCGTTGGGCCAGCTCGTCAGCTGGGGGGTCCTGTTCTACGCATTCATCGTCGCCTCCCCGGTCATCGCGCAGGACACCGGGTGGTCGCTGTCGCTCGTGACCGGGCTCTACTCGCTGGGCCTGGTGGTCTCGGCCGTCGCGGGCGTCGCGGTGGGCCGCATCCTCGACCGCAACGGGCCGCGACGGATCATGACGGCCGGGTCCCTGACAGGCGCGGCCGGGTTGTGCGTGGTCGCGCTGGCCCCGTCCCCCGCGGTGTTCGCCGTCGGGTGGGGTGTCGTGGGCCTCGCCCAGGCGGCCGTGCTCTACCAGGCGGCGTTCACCGTCATCACCCACCGCTACCAGGAGCGGCGCCAGCTGCCCCTCCTGGTGCTGACGCTCGCCGGCGGGCTCGCCTCGACCGTCTTCGCACCCGTCGTGGTGGCGCTGCTCCGGGTCACGGACTGGCGCACGACCTTCCTGGTGCTCGCCGGGGTCCTCGCCGTCGTGACCGTGCCGCTGCACTGGTTCTCGCTGGAGCGGGCCTGGGTGCCGCACCCGCGCGGGGGGCACGCCGAGGTGCACACGGCGGGGACCGTCCTGCGCCAGCGGCGGTTCTGGATGCTGCTGCTCGCGACCACCGCGATCACGCTGTCGCTGTACACCGTGACCCTCAGCATCATCCCCCTGCTGCTCGAGAAGGGGATCTCCTACGAGCTCGCGGCGATCACGCTGGGCCTGGTCGGTGCGGGCCAGATCGGCGGACGCCTGCTGTTCATGGTGCTCCCGCGCCGGTTGCCGCCCTGGCTGCCGCTGGCCGCGGTCGCCCTCGCCTCGGCGGCCGTGCTGCTGGCGATCGCCCTGCTGCCGGGGCCGACGTGGCTGCTCGTGGCCGTGGCGGTCGTCGCGGGGGCGATCCGGGGCACGCAGACCCTGGTGCAGGCGAACGCGGTGAGCGACCGCTGGGGGTCGGCGAACTACGGCTCGATCAACGGTCTCTTCAGCGCGCCGCTGACGGTCCTGCTCGCGCTCACGCCCGCGCTCGGTCCGCTGTTCGCCGACGGGGTCGGGTCCTTCGCCGTGATGACGGCGATCCTGGCGGGGGTCGCCGTCATCGGCGCGCTCCTCGCGCGCGGCAGCTAG